CTCGATCTTGATGTCCTCGTCGATCTCCGGCCAGACGAAGACGGAGGCGAAGGAGGTGTGGCGGCGGGCCCCCGCATCAAAGGGGCTGATCCGCACCAGCCGGTGCACGCCTACCTCCGTGGAGAGGTAGCCGAAGGCATACTCTCCCTGCACGAGCACGGTGGCGCTCTTGATGCCCGCCTCTTCCCCGGGCTGGATGTCGGTGATGTCTCGCTTGAAGCCCTTGCCGTCGCACCAGCGCAGGTACATGCGGAGGAGCATCTCCGCCCAGTCCTGGCTCTCCGTGCCCCCCGCTCCGGAGTTAATGGAAAGGATGGCGTTGGCGCGGTCGTGCTCGCCGCCTAGCATCTTCTGGAACTCCGCCCCCTCGATCGTTGACTCGAAGGCGGCCAGCGAGGCCTGGAGTTCCTTTTCGACGTCCTCCCCCGCCTCTAGCCACTCCAGGAGGACGCGGGTGTCGTCCTCCTGCCTCTGCAGGCGTTTAAGGAGATCGAGGTCGCCCTCGATGCGCTTGCGGCGCTGCAGGACCGTCTGGGCGGCCTCCTGGTCCTTCCAGAAGTCGGGCCCCGCCATCTTCTCCTCGAGGCGGGCGAGCTCGCTCTTCAGCTTGTCCTGCTCAAAGATAGCCGCGGATGTCCGCGGCCCTCGCGACCAGCTGATCGAACCGCTGCGAAATCTCTTGGGTCAATCGCAATGACGCCTCCCGATGCTCAATTCTACCGTCAGGTGCGCTTTCGCAGCGCGGTCAGGCCCGCGGCCGCGGCCAGGCAGGACCAGGCGAACACGTCGCCGTAGCGGGAATAGAAGGTGCGGCCCGGCACGATGGGCACATCCCGCACGAGAATCGTGCGGTCGAAGAGCCGGGTGGGCTCGAGCACGCGCCCCCGGGGATCCACCACCGCGGTGATCCCGGTGTTGGCGGCCCGTACCAGGTACTTGCCGTTCTCCACCGCCCGGAAGGTGGCCATGGCCAGGTGCTGGTAGGGGGCGGAGGTGCGGCCGTACCAGGCATCGTTGGTGATGTTGACCAGGAGGTCCGCCCCCCGGGCCGTGAAGCCCCGCACCAGCCCCGGGAAGATGGCCTCGTAGCAGATGAAGGCCCCCAGGCGGTAACCGTCGGCGGTGGTCACCACGGGCTCGCTTCCGGGCGTGAAGTCCGAGACCTGCTCCACGAGCTTGGCCGCGAAGCGCCCCCCCAGGGTGAGGAGGGGCTGCAGCGGCACGTACTCCCCGAAGGGCACGAGGTGGATCTTGTGGTAGCGGAGGGCGAGCCGCCCCTCGGGGGTGAGCATCTTGGCCCCCACAAAGACGCGGTAGCGGCCGTCGGGCTGGTCGTCGCGGTCGTCGTTTCCAAAGAGCAGGTAGATCCCCCGGCGCCGAACCAGCTCCTGGAGATCCGCGGCCAGCTCGGGGGTGCGGTCGTAGTAGAAGGGCACCGCCGACTCTGACCACACGACCAGGCGCGCCCCCCGAGCGGCCGCCTCCTCCGTGAGCTGGACGTGGCGGGCGACGTTCTGCTGGGCGCTCTCCGGATCCCACTTCTCCTCCTGGAGGATGGCCGCCTGCACGAGCCCCACGCGGATCCGGCCCGTCTCCGGGAGAGGTCGGGATAGAACGAAGGTGCCCTGGAGCCAGACCAGGACCAGGAGGAGGGGAAGGGCGAGGGCGGCTGCCCGTCGCGGGCGGGGGCGGCTCTCCGCGGTCAGGTAGGCGAGAAGCGCGGAGGACAGGGCCACCAGGAAGGAGACTCCGTAGACCGCGGTCACGGCCGCGATCTGGATGAAGGGGAGGTTCCGGTGCTGGCTGTAGCCGAGCAGGCACCAGGGGAAGTTGAAGAAGGTGTGGGTGCGCAGGATCTCGGTGCTAACCCAGGCCAGCGGCGACAGCAGGAGGGCCTTGGGCCCCAGCGCCTGGAGCCAGCGCGACACCACCAGCGCAAAGAGCGAGGGGAAGAGGGCCACCGCCGCGCAGAGCAGGCCCATGATCGCGATGCCCACGGGCAAGGCGAGGCCTCCATACTGGATGACGACCAGGGCCGTCCAGTAGAGGAGCCCCAGGGAGGAGACCGCACCCGTCAGATAGCCGAGGCGGAAGGCCCGCCCCCCGGAGGCTCCGGGCAGCGCCATCAGGAGGGGGGCCAAGGCGACCCAGGCAACCGCGCCGTGGCCGAACTTCGGGAAGGAGAGGGCGAGGAGGACACCCGAGAGGACGGCCAGGCCCTCCTGCCGTGGGATCGGTCTCAAGAATCCGCCCTTGCGACCTCCCGTGTCCCCGCCGGGGATCCGTGCCTCCCGGCCACCTCCTCCGCGTTGAAGGAGGAGCGCACGAAGACGCCGGAGTAGACGGTGGGAAAGCCCAGCCCGCGTGCCCTCTCTTCGAACCGCCGGAAGCCCTCGGGGGCGATGTAGCGGTGAACGGGGGCATGGCTCCGGGTCGGCCGGAGGTACTGACCAATGGTGACGATGTCCACTCCCGCCGACCGCAGGTCGTGCAGGACACAGTCCACCTCGCCGTCCGTCTCGCCCAAGCCCACCATGAGGCCGCTCTTGGTGACCTGGTCCGGCCCCTTGGCCGCGGCCAGGAGGCGCAGGCTGCGGGCATAGCCCCCCTGGGGCCGCACGCGGGGGAAGAGGCGGGGGACGGTCTCGATATTGTGGTTGAAGACGTCGGGGCGGGCCCGCAGGACCGTGGCCAGGGCGTCCGCGTCGCCCTTGAAGTCGGGCACGAGCACCTCGACCTTGGACCCGGGAAGGCGGCCCCGCAGCGCGCCGATGGCGGCCGCGAAGTGGCCGGCCCCTCCATCCCGGAGATCGTCACGGGCCACCGCGGTCAGGACCACGTAGCGGAGGCGCAAGCGAGCCGCCGCTTCCGCCACCCGCGCCGGCTCGCCGGGGTCGGGGGGGGATGGCCGGGCGGTGGCCACCGAGCAGTAGGCGCAGCGGCGGGTGCACCGGTCGCCCAGGAGCATGAAGGTGGCGGTGCCGCGCGAGAAGCACTCGCCCAGGTTCGGGCAGCGGGCCTCTTCGCAGACGGTGGTGAGGCCCTGCTCTCGCAGGAGCAGGCGCAGGCCCCGAGCCGCAGGCAGGAGGGGACTCCCTTTGCGGGCCCACGGCGGGAGCCGCAGGACCGGGGGAGCAAGCGCGCTCACTGCTGCTTGACGATGAAGGGCTTGAACTTCTCCTGATCCCGCAACTTCACTTCCGTCCGCTCCGCATCCGAGCGCGTGTTGAAGCTGCCTACCCGCACGCTGAAGAGCCCCGCGCTGTCTCCCTCCGGCGAGACCACGTACGCGTAGAAG
This portion of the Vicinamibacteria bacterium genome encodes:
- the lnt gene encoding apolipoprotein N-acyltransferase; translation: MRPIPRQEGLAVLSGVLLALSFPKFGHGAVAWVALAPLLMALPGASGGRAFRLGYLTGAVSSLGLLYWTALVVIQYGGLALPVGIAIMGLLCAAVALFPSLFALVVSRWLQALGPKALLLSPLAWVSTEILRTHTFFNFPWCLLGYSQHRNLPFIQIAAVTAVYGVSFLVALSSALLAYLTAESRPRPRRAAALALPLLLVLVWLQGTFVLSRPLPETGRIRVGLVQAAILQEEKWDPESAQQNVARHVQLTEEAAARGARLVVWSESAVPFYYDRTPELAADLQELVRRRGIYLLFGNDDRDDQPDGRYRVFVGAKMLTPEGRLALRYHKIHLVPFGEYVPLQPLLTLGGRFAAKLVEQVSDFTPGSEPVVTTADGYRLGAFICYEAIFPGLVRGFTARGADLLVNITNDAWYGRTSAPYQHLAMATFRAVENGKYLVRAANTGITAVVDPRGRVLEPTRLFDRTILVRDVPIVPGRTFYSRYGDVFAWSCLAAAAGLTALRKRT
- the prfB gene encoding peptide chain release factor 2 (programmed frameshift); its protein translation is MTQEISQRFDQLVARAADIRGYLEQDKLKSELARLEEKMAGPDFWKDQEAAQTVLQRRKRIEGDLDLLKRLQRQEDDTRVLLEWLEAGEDVEKELQASLAAFESTIEGAEFQKMLGGEHDRANAILSINSGAGGTESQDWAEMLLRMYLRWCDGKGFKRDITDIQPGEEAGIKSATVLVQGEYAFGYLSTEVGVHRLVRISPFDAGARRHTSFASVFVWPEIDEDIKIEIQEKDIRVDTYRSSGAGGQHVNVTDSAVRITHLPSGIVVSCQNERSQIRNRDVAMKVLKSRLYDLERQKQRAKLDAVEAAKKDIAFGSQIRSYVLHPYQMIKDHRTKFEVGDVARVLDGDLEGFIKAALIARAKGTLGPAVAEGD
- the lipA gene encoding lipoyl synthase → MSALAPPVLRLPPWARKGSPLLPAARGLRLLLREQGLTTVCEEARCPNLGECFSRGTATFMLLGDRCTRRCAYCSVATARPSPPDPGEPARVAEAAARLRLRYVVLTAVARDDLRDGGAGHFAAAIGALRGRLPGSKVEVLVPDFKGDADALATVLRARPDVFNHNIETVPRLFPRVRPQGGYARSLRLLAAAKGPDQVTKSGLMVGLGETDGEVDCVLHDLRSAGVDIVTIGQYLRPTRSHAPVHRYIAPEGFRRFEERARGLGFPTVYSGVFVRSSFNAEEVAGRHGSPAGTREVARADS